One genomic segment of Ignavibacteriota bacterium includes these proteins:
- a CDS encoding GIY-YIG nuclease family protein, whose translation MNQKEKNFTEAVFSVLDFETTGTSPPRSRAIEIGIVKIENGKIKDSFHSLINPGQIIPPFISSLTGITNEDLFDAPAFETISQNVKDFIDGTILVGHNLPFDFAFLKSEFEFADIQLPKLDQICTLKISRKIFPELKSKSLGSMINHFKIVHKDVHRALGDATATAKLFLKLLEKLKDDYNYESVSDLVDFQTTQQVSKSFRLVKKKLVGDLASLPDSPGVYFFKDANDKIIYIGKAKSLKNRVKNYFSSSAARKARKIARKANRLGFHKTNSELSALVLEAELIKLHKPQLNTLLKKFSQNYFIKANLNHDFPDIKVETDFDFDGNDYFGPYSNRVTANSLKEIVDKTFTLRECSDKELNKHKKCYLLDIKRCSAPCIAEVNSEDYKIELENVYEFLSGKNQNAVNRLLNKMKEFSEKQKYEEAAEVRDTVNLILSQLTRSSILAEPINKVNAMIEIKDYEFTDYILFLEGRVYIKDYHIKEQDFFEMALDDYFENTFQLLSEMEDRDLEKIKISLSWLVKNRNKIKVHYLQNYNSKEELFRQLKYS comes from the coding sequence ATGAATCAAAAAGAAAAAAATTTTACCGAAGCCGTATTTTCAGTTTTGGATTTTGAAACAACCGGAACCTCGCCGCCAAGAAGCAGAGCAATTGAAATTGGAATTGTAAAAATTGAGAATGGAAAAATTAAAGATAGTTTTCACTCACTAATAAATCCCGGTCAAATTATTCCGCCTTTTATAAGTTCTTTAACCGGAATTACAAATGAAGATTTATTTGATGCGCCGGCATTTGAAACGATTTCCCAAAATGTAAAAGATTTTATTGATGGAACAATTTTAGTCGGGCACAATTTACCATTTGATTTCGCATTTCTAAAATCCGAATTTGAATTTGCCGATATTCAACTTCCTAAACTTGATCAGATTTGTACTTTAAAAATTTCGCGGAAAATTTTCCCGGAATTAAAAAGTAAATCTCTGGGAAGCATGATTAATCATTTTAAAATTGTGCATAAAGATGTTCATAGAGCTTTGGGCGATGCAACTGCAACGGCAAAACTTTTTCTCAAACTTCTTGAGAAATTAAAGGATGATTACAATTACGAAAGTGTTTCCGATTTGGTTGATTTCCAAACTACTCAGCAAGTTTCAAAAAGTTTTAGATTAGTGAAAAAAAAGTTAGTGGGAGATTTGGCAAGTTTGCCGGATTCACCCGGAGTTTATTTTTTCAAAGATGCAAATGATAAAATAATTTATATCGGAAAAGCTAAATCATTAAAGAATCGTGTAAAGAATTATTTCTCAAGTTCGGCTGCAAGAAAGGCAAGAAAAATTGCGCGCAAAGCAAATCGATTGGGATTTCATAAAACAAATTCAGAGTTGAGCGCATTAGTTTTGGAAGCCGAATTAATTAAACTTCACAAACCGCAATTAAATACTTTACTAAAAAAATTTTCGCAAAATTATTTTATTAAGGCAAATCTTAATCATGATTTTCCGGATATAAAAGTTGAAACTGATTTTGATTTTGACGGAAACGATTATTTTGGACCTTATTCAAATCGAGTTACAGCAAACAGTTTAAAAGAAATTGTTGATAAAACTTTTACTTTGCGTGAATGTTCTGATAAAGAATTAAACAAACATAAAAAATGTTATTTATTGGATATTAAAAGATGTTCAGCTCCGTGCATTGCAGAAGTAAATTCTGAAGATTATAAAATTGAGTTGGAAAATGTTTACGAATTTTTATCCGGAAAAAATCAAAATGCAGTAAACAGATTGCTGAATAAAATGAAGGAATTTTCTGAAAAGCAAAAGTATGAAGAAGCCGCTGAAGTTAGAGATACGGTAAATTTAATTTTGAGTCAGCTTACAAGATCATCAATTTTAGCAGAACCAATAAACAAAGTAAATGCTATGATTGAAATTAAAGATTATGAATTTACAGACTACATTTTGTTTTTGGAAGGAAGAGTTTACATTAAAGATTATCATATAAAAGAACAAGATTTTTTTGAAATGGCTTTGGATGATTATTTTGAAAATACATTTCAGCTTTTATCCGAAATGGAGGACAGAGATTTGGAAAAAATTAAAATTTCACTTAGCTGGCTTGTAAAAAATAGAAATAAAATTAAAGTTCATTATCTTCAAAATTACAATTCAAAAGAAGAATTATTCAGACAATTAAAATATTCTTAA
- a CDS encoding site-specific DNA-methyltransferase has product MKNFPLPRIDKDPILKNYLQKFCRLKTGEFWEDPIGKHKIACLDAIDENSIYKLFGNNKSQLAVHDPPYNMIAFEKWDSQTFVKWCKKWINISDKILDENSSLYIWLGADQKNHFEPFAEFILMMKESEFKSRSFITMRNQRGYGTQKNWMSVRQELLYYVKGEPIFNIEKVYTDIPKAVKGYYKEINGSITENIERSKSDKIRAGNVWIDIQQVFYLREENVNGCFVQKPLKAFERIIEVSSKENDLVIDFFAHSGTTTLAAEKLNRRSISIDIDPIYCEIAIRRLERFRKSGKLGWQNSNPFENEILENAELKNYLIENYNLEIKD; this is encoded by the coding sequence ATGAAAAATTTTCCGCTTCCAAGAATTGATAAAGATCCAATTTTAAAAAATTATCTCCAAAAATTTTGCAGATTAAAAACCGGAGAATTTTGGGAAGATCCAATTGGAAAACATAAAATTGCTTGTTTAGATGCAATTGATGAAAATTCAATTTATAAACTTTTCGGGAATAATAAATCGCAGCTTGCCGTTCATGATCCGCCGTATAATATGATTGCGTTTGAAAAATGGGATTCTCAAACTTTTGTAAAATGGTGTAAAAAGTGGATAAATATTTCGGATAAAATTTTAGATGAAAATTCATCACTTTATATTTGGCTCGGCGCAGATCAAAAAAATCATTTTGAACCTTTCGCAGAATTTATTTTAATGATGAAAGAATCAGAATTCAAATCAAGAAGTTTTATTACAATGCGTAATCAGCGCGGTTACGGAACTCAAAAAAATTGGATGTCGGTTCGGCAAGAATTATTATATTATGTAAAAGGTGAACCGATTTTTAATATTGAAAAAGTTTATACGGATATTCCCAAAGCTGTAAAAGGTTACTATAAAGAAATTAACGGAAGCATTACGGAAAATATTGAAAGAAGCAAATCTGATAAAATTCGTGCGGGAAATGTGTGGATTGATATTCAGCAAGTTTTTTATCTTCGCGAAGAAAATGTAAACGGATGTTTCGTTCAAAAACCATTAAAAGCTTTTGAACGAATTATTGAAGTTTCGAGCAAAGAAAATGATTTGGTAATTGATTTTTTTGCTCATTCCGGAACAACAACTTTGGCTGCCGAAAAATTAAACAGAAGATCAATTTCGATTGATATAGATCCAATTTATTGTGAAATTGCAATTAGAAGATTGGAAAGATTTAGAAAGTCTGGTAAATTAGGATGGCAGAATTCTAATCCTTTTGAAAATGAAATTTTAGAAAATGCCGAATTGAAAAATTATTTAATAGAAAATTATAATTTAGAAATAAAAGATTAA
- a CDS encoding RNA methyltransferase, protein MKEFKTEKRLKKIEKVLTERQFSLRVVLENIHDPHNVSAIFRTCDAVGIPEVDLIYTFETFPKISKITSASSKKWIEQNRYDSVEDCINKLKSDGFEIYGSILSENAESIYEVDFTNKVAIIMGNEHRGISDEIAKLVDKKIYIPMHGMIQSLNVSVAAAVILYEAQRQRTNKKMYEKSELTNNQLENLINVWCNK, encoded by the coding sequence GTGAAAGAATTCAAAACAGAAAAGAGATTAAAAAAAATTGAAAAAGTTTTAACGGAAAGGCAATTTTCCTTACGAGTTGTTCTTGAAAATATTCATGATCCGCATAATGTTAGTGCAATATTTAGAACTTGTGATGCTGTTGGAATTCCGGAAGTTGATCTAATTTATACATTTGAAACATTTCCCAAAATTAGTAAAATAACTTCTGCTTCTTCAAAAAAATGGATAGAGCAAAATAGATATGATTCAGTTGAAGATTGTATAAATAAATTGAAATCGGATGGTTTTGAAATTTACGGAAGTATTTTATCTGAAAATGCCGAAAGTATTTATGAGGTTGATTTCACAAATAAAGTTGCGATAATTATGGGAAATGAACATCGTGGAATTTCGGATGAAATTGCAAAGTTAGTTGATAAAAAAATTTATATTCCAATGCACGGAATGATTCAAAGTTTAAATGTATCTGTTGCAGCGGCTGTAATTTTATATGAAGCTCAAAGACAGAGAACAAATAAAAAAATGTATGAAAAAAGTGAACTTACAAATAACCAGTTAGAAAATTTAATTAATGTTTGGTGCAACAAATGA
- a CDS encoding TIGR00282 family metallophosphoesterase: protein MDLNILFIGDIVGKPGMDIATMWLPSLIKKYKADLVIVNAENASDGKGCTETEGQILFNLGANVLTGGNHTWDKHQSQEYLKTEKRALRPLNYPKGTYGNGYIIVETKKGKAAVVNLQGRTFMATIDCPFRSSEWILSKLAQETKVIFIDFHAEATAEKLALANHVDGKASVFVGTHTHIQTADERIFPKGLGYITDSGMTGPYDSVIGMKTEAAINRFILQTPQKYQTATENNHLCGIFAKVNIETGKTVEIERILIPEFETKISKE from the coding sequence ATGGATTTAAATATTTTATTTATTGGCGATATTGTTGGAAAACCGGGAATGGATATTGCAACAATGTGGCTGCCAAGTTTAATAAAAAAATACAAAGCAGATTTGGTTATTGTTAATGCAGAAAATGCGTCGGATGGTAAAGGATGCACTGAAACTGAGGGACAAATTTTATTCAACTTAGGTGCAAATGTTTTAACCGGCGGAAATCATACTTGGGATAAACATCAATCGCAAGAATATTTAAAGACAGAAAAACGCGCACTTCGTCCGTTAAATTATCCAAAAGGAACTTACGGAAACGGTTATATAATTGTCGAAACAAAAAAAGGAAAAGCCGCAGTTGTAAATCTTCAAGGTAGAACTTTTATGGCTACGATTGATTGTCCGTTTAGATCTTCAGAATGGATTTTAAGCAAATTAGCGCAAGAAACAAAAGTAATTTTTATAGATTTTCATGCTGAAGCAACGGCAGAAAAATTGGCTTTGGCAAATCATGTTGATGGAAAAGCAAGTGTTTTTGTCGGAACTCATACTCATATTCAAACAGCGGATGAAAGAATTTTTCCAAAAGGTTTGGGATATATTACAGATTCCGGAATGACCGGACCGTACGATTCCGTAATTGGAATGAAAACCGAAGCTGCAATTAACAGATTTATTTTACAAACCCCACAAAAATATCAAACAGCAACTGAGAACAATCATTTATGCGGAATTTTTGCAAAAGTAAATATTGAAACCGGAAAAACTGTTGAAATTGAGAGAATTTTAATTCCAGAATTCGAAACAAAAATTTCAAAGGAATGA
- the htpG gene encoding molecular chaperone HtpG yields MSETQAKETKLEFKAEVKQLLDILVHSLYTHKEIFLRELISNASDAMDKLRFESNKGTDIADSNLELEINISANKDKKIITISDAGIGMTHDEVIQNIGTIAKSGTSDFLKILQENKEDSSNIIGRFGIGFYSVFMVAKEVVIKTKSFKKDEPAVKWISDGLGTYSISELDEPFKRGTTIEIHLKDEMDEFLEKYRLDSIVKKHSSFISFPIKVENERVNTVSALWREPKSNIKPEQYTEFYKFLTYDQEEPLTTIHRSVDAPIQFTSLLFMPKKNMDIWGYNREDYGLDLYVRRVLIQHQNKDLLPEYLNFVKGVVDSEDLPLNISRETLQENIIFTKIAGSVTTQILSHLQTLSEKEEDKFKTFWKEHGKTFKMGYMDFTNHEKFSKLLRFNTSVSKDSEELFSLDQYVERMKNDQKEIYYLAGNSRESITLDPQLEIFKTKGIEVLYLYDPMDEFVMDSLRKYKEYEIKSTESADIKKLNKLDNVEENKKDKVDELSKDDKKHFSSLMKRMKEILGDRIKDVKESDRLTGSPIVLVNSDGGMTSTMQKLMNITGKTSTVPQKTMEVNKDHKLIRNLIKVFKANDKDEYITTVVEQLYESSLLLEGFLYDPHKLVNRVNSLLENSSDWYASVKNLNDIQK; encoded by the coding sequence ATGTCTGAAACACAAGCAAAAGAAACCAAGCTTGAATTCAAAGCCGAAGTAAAACAACTTCTGGATATTTTAGTTCATTCGCTATACACGCATAAAGAAATATTTTTGCGTGAATTAATTTCAAACGCATCTGATGCGATGGATAAATTACGATTTGAATCGAACAAAGGAACCGATATTGCCGATAGCAATCTGGAATTGGAAATTAATATTTCTGCAAATAAGGATAAAAAAATTATTACAATTTCTGATGCCGGAATTGGTATGACACACGATGAAGTAATTCAAAACATCGGAACAATCGCAAAATCCGGAACTTCAGATTTTCTAAAAATACTTCAAGAAAATAAAGAAGATTCCAGTAATATTATTGGAAGATTTGGAATTGGATTTTATTCAGTATTTATGGTTGCCAAAGAAGTTGTGATTAAAACTAAATCCTTTAAAAAAGACGAACCAGCGGTAAAATGGATTTCTGATGGATTGGGAACTTATTCGATATCTGAATTGGATGAACCATTTAAGAGAGGAACAACAATTGAAATTCATCTTAAAGATGAAATGGATGAATTTTTAGAAAAGTATAGATTGGATTCAATCGTAAAAAAACATTCAAGTTTTATAAGTTTTCCAATCAAAGTAGAAAATGAAAGAGTAAATACCGTTTCTGCTTTGTGGCGCGAACCAAAATCAAATATTAAACCGGAACAATATACAGAGTTTTATAAATTTTTAACTTATGATCAAGAAGAACCTCTAACAACAATTCACAGAAGTGTTGATGCGCCTATTCAGTTTACAAGTTTGTTGTTCATGCCAAAAAAGAATATGGATATTTGGGGTTACAATCGTGAAGATTATGGCTTAGATTTATATGTTCGCCGCGTTTTAATTCAGCATCAGAATAAAGATTTGCTTCCGGAATATTTAAACTTTGTAAAAGGTGTTGTTGATTCGGAAGACTTGCCTTTAAATATTTCCAGAGAAACTTTGCAAGAAAATATAATTTTCACAAAAATTGCCGGAAGCGTAACAACACAAATTTTATCGCATCTCCAGACTCTATCCGAAAAAGAAGAAGATAAATTTAAAACATTTTGGAAGGAACACGGAAAAACCTTTAAAATGGGTTACATGGATTTTACAAACCATGAAAAATTCAGTAAACTTTTAAGATTTAATACATCAGTTTCAAAAGATTCAGAAGAACTTTTTAGCTTAGATCAATATGTTGAACGAATGAAAAATGATCAAAAAGAAATTTATTACTTAGCGGGAAATAGTCGCGAATCTATTACCTTAGATCCTCAATTGGAAATTTTCAAAACAAAAGGAATTGAAGTTTTGTATTTGTATGATCCGATGGATGAATTTGTCATGGATTCTTTAAGGAAGTACAAGGAATATGAAATCAAATCAACTGAATCTGCAGATATTAAAAAATTAAATAAATTAGATAATGTTGAAGAAAATAAAAAAGATAAAGTTGATGAACTTTCTAAAGATGATAAAAAACATTTTTCAAGTTTGATGAAAAGAATGAAAGAAATTTTGGGTGATAGAATTAAAGATGTAAAAGAATCCGATAGATTAACCGGAAGTCCGATTGTTCTTGTAAATTCTGATGGTGGCATGACATCAACAATGCAGAAATTAATGAACATTACCGGCAAAACTTCTACTGTGCCACAGAAAACAATGGAAGTAAATAAAGATCATAAATTGATAAGAAATTTAATAAAAGTTTTTAAGGCAAATGATAAAGATGAATATATTACAACGGTTGTTGAACAACTTTATGAATCGTCACTTTTACTTGAAGGATTTTTGTATGATCCGCATAAATTGGTAAATAGAGTAAATTCACTTTTGGAAAATTCAAGCGATTGGTATGCATCCGTAAAAAATCTAAATGATATCCAAAAATAA
- a CDS encoding polysaccharide deacetylase family protein, which produces MDASISLDLDNQWAYMKVHGDEGWEKYPTYLEKFIPHGLEMLKKYNLKITFFIVGKDADDERNSGAISEITKFGHEVGNHSYNHEAAFNFYKRDEILDELNKTEEAILKITGAQPIGFRGPGFSRSKLLFQILKEKNYLYDASTLPTWIGPLARTYYFRQSNLTKEERKTREGLFGSFSDGFKTIKPFKWNLGNNSELLEIPVSTIPILKVPFHFSYLHYLAKVSVGLMNSYLQTAISLCKITNTEPSFLLHPLDLIGGDLIPELNFFPGMDLSSSYKAELFDIVMEKMTSNFNLVCMSEHANEILKNKNLPSKIAV; this is translated from the coding sequence ATGGATGCAAGTATTTCACTCGATTTAGACAATCAATGGGCTTATATGAAAGTCCACGGAGATGAAGGTTGGGAAAAATATCCAACTTATTTAGAAAAATTTATTCCACATGGATTGGAAATGTTAAAAAAGTACAATCTGAAAATAACTTTTTTTATAGTTGGAAAAGATGCGGATGATGAAAGAAATTCCGGAGCAATAAGTGAAATTACAAAATTCGGGCACGAAGTTGGAAACCATTCTTACAATCATGAAGCGGCTTTTAATTTTTACAAAAGAGACGAAATTTTAGATGAACTTAATAAAACAGAAGAAGCAATTTTAAAAATTACGGGAGCACAGCCGATTGGTTTCCGAGGACCCGGATTTAGTCGGAGCAAGTTATTATTTCAAATTCTAAAAGAGAAAAATTATTTATATGATGCATCAACTTTGCCAACTTGGATAGGTCCATTAGCAAGAACATATTATTTCCGGCAATCAAATTTAACAAAGGAAGAAAGAAAAACCCGCGAAGGTTTATTCGGATCTTTTTCTGATGGATTTAAAACAATAAAACCATTCAAGTGGAATTTGGGAAATAATTCAGAATTACTTGAAATTCCCGTAAGTACAATTCCAATTTTAAAAGTACCATTTCATTTTAGTTATTTACATTATTTAGCAAAAGTTTCTGTCGGATTAATGAATTCATATTTGCAAACTGCAATTTCACTTTGTAAAATTACTAACACTGAACCAAGTTTTTTACTCCATCCTTTGGATTTAATTGGCGGCGATTTAATTCCGGAGTTAAATTTTTTTCCGGGAATGGATTTATCAAGCAGTTATAAAGCAGAATTGTTTGATATTGTTATGGAAAAAATGACTTCTAACTTTAACTTGGTTTGTATGAGTGAACATGCTAATGAAATATTAAAAAATAAAAATTTGCCAAGTAAAATTGCTGTTTAA
- the folD gene encoding bifunctional methylenetetrahydrofolate dehydrogenase/methenyltetrahydrofolate cyclohydrolase FolD — translation MQIIDGKKTSAEIREELKLKIDSLKEKGKKVPGLITILVGENPASKVYVNSKIKACAEIGMNSKLEKLDENVSQDELLKIIEQYNNDDYFHGILVQLPLPKHIDEDKIIETINPQKDVDGFHPISVGKLVIGKDTFKSCTPFGIMELIKRYGIETKGKHVVVVGRSNIVGKPIANLMLQKEDGANSIVTICHSAAKDISVYTKQADILIAAIGKANFITKEMVKENVVIIDVGINRIEDQNSKNGYRLVGDVDFAEVSEKASFITPVPGGVGPMTIAMLLSNTFKAYSLKENSN, via the coding sequence ATGCAAATTATTGACGGAAAAAAAACATCTGCAGAAATTAGAGAAGAATTAAAATTGAAAATTGATTCTCTGAAAGAAAAAGGGAAAAAAGTTCCCGGCTTGATTACAATTTTAGTTGGTGAAAATCCGGCATCAAAAGTTTATGTAAACAGCAAAATAAAAGCTTGCGCAGAAATTGGAATGAATTCCAAACTTGAAAAATTAGATGAAAATGTTAGTCAAGATGAATTATTAAAAATTATTGAACAATACAATAATGATGATTATTTTCACGGAATACTTGTTCAGCTTCCGTTGCCAAAACATATTGATGAAGATAAAATTATTGAGACCATAAATCCGCAAAAAGATGTTGATGGATTTCACCCAATCAGCGTTGGAAAATTAGTAATCGGAAAAGATACTTTTAAATCTTGCACGCCTTTTGGAATTATGGAATTAATAAAAAGATACGGAATTGAAACAAAGGGAAAACATGTTGTTGTAGTTGGTAGAAGTAATATAGTTGGAAAACCAATTGCAAATTTAATGTTACAAAAAGAAGATGGTGCAAATTCAATTGTAACAATTTGTCATTCTGCTGCAAAAGATATTTCCGTTTACACAAAACAAGCAGATATTTTAATTGCTGCAATTGGAAAGGCAAATTTTATTACAAAAGAAATGGTTAAAGAAAATGTTGTAATAATTGATGTTGGCATAAATCGTATTGAAGATCAAAATAGTAAAAATGGATATAGGTTAGTTGGAGATGTTGATTTTGCAGAAGTATCTGAAAAAGCATCTTTTATAACTCCGGTTCCCGGCGGAGTTGGACCAATGACAATTGCAATGCTTTTAAGTAATACATTCAAAGCATATTCATTAAAGGAAAATTCAAATTAG
- the aroA gene encoding 3-phosphoshikimate 1-carboxyvinyltransferase: MNQQFKKIKNINGTLILPGDKSISHRAVMFSALADGESEIYNCLMSDDVNSTISAFRNMGTKFDIEKDKIIVWGNGFSGLTEPESELDLGNSGTTTRLIAGILAAQKFPTTIIGDESLSKRPMKRIITPLRQMGANISGNNNCLPLIIKPTEYLRPIHYELPIASAQVKSCILLAGLYLDEETVVVEDVETRDHTEKMLGLKVIQEGNIKTIYSSLDKYPVASEYKVPSDISTAAFFIVLASLVKNSELKITGVSLNETRTGIISVLDAMGANISAENISELNGELRGDLIIKSAELTNVEFDEEIIPNIIDEIPILTIAGIFANGDFEISEVKELRTKESDRINSICRNLEKLGLQVDEFEDGFAVHGNITNKTATFDSYGDHRIAMSFAILSSIIEGDFTIDNFDCVAVSNPDFINQLKSISNL, encoded by the coding sequence ATGAATCAGCAATTCAAAAAAATAAAAAATATTAATGGTACTTTAATTTTACCCGGCGATAAATCAATTTCGCATAGAGCAGTTATGTTTTCTGCGCTTGCCGATGGTGAATCGGAAATTTATAATTGCTTAATGTCAGATGATGTTAATTCTACAATTAGCGCATTCAGAAATATGGGAACCAAATTCGATATTGAAAAAGATAAAATTATTGTTTGGGGCAACGGTTTCAGCGGATTGACCGAACCGGAAAGTGAACTTGATTTAGGAAACTCCGGAACAACAACAAGATTAATTGCCGGAATTTTGGCTGCACAAAAATTTCCAACTACAATTATCGGTGATGAATCTTTATCCAAGCGTCCGATGAAAAGAATAATAACTCCGCTAAGACAAATGGGTGCAAACATTTCCGGAAATAATAATTGTCTTCCGCTAATAATAAAACCAACAGAATATTTAAGACCAATTCATTATGAGTTACCAATTGCAAGTGCGCAAGTTAAGAGCTGTATTTTGTTAGCTGGTTTGTATTTGGATGAAGAAACTGTTGTTGTAGAAGATGTTGAAACAAGAGATCACACAGAAAAAATGTTGGGTTTAAAAGTAATTCAAGAAGGAAATATTAAAACAATTTATTCTTCATTAGATAAATATCCGGTTGCCTCGGAGTATAAAGTTCCATCTGATATTTCAACTGCAGCTTTCTTTATTGTTTTGGCAAGCCTAGTAAAAAATTCCGAATTAAAAATTACGGGAGTTTCATTAAATGAAACTCGAACTGGAATTATTTCTGTGTTGGATGCAATGGGCGCAAATATTTCTGCTGAAAATATTAGTGAACTTAACGGTGAATTAAGAGGTGATTTAATTATTAAAAGTGCAGAATTAACAAATGTTGAATTCGATGAAGAAATAATTCCTAATATTATTGATGAAATACCAATACTTACCATTGCGGGAATTTTTGCAAATGGTGATTTTGAAATTTCCGAAGTTAAGGAATTGCGTACAAAAGAAAGTGATAGAATAAATTCAATATGCAGAAATTTGGAAAAGTTGGGATTACAAGTTGATGAATTTGAAGACGGATTTGCAGTTCACGGAAATATTACAAATAAAACAGCAACTTTTGATAGTTATGGAGATCATAGAATTGCAATGTCGTTTGCAATTTTGTCATCCATAATTGAAGGAGATTTTACGATTGATAATTTTGATTGCGTAGCTGTTTCAAATCCGGATTTCATAAATCAATTAAAGAGTATAAGTAATTTATAA
- the deoC gene encoding deoxyribose-phosphate aldolase, whose translation MKENIIDKIVNQVFTEKALHDFYCVGDTCKGWERNIVDQPTAINKIVENGAERISAGKGIGTELKDISLARMIDHTMLKPEATPQEITTLCEEAKTYNFASVCINPSYVPLCSKLLFGTQVKVCTVIGFPLGATTTLTKRAEAEEALNNGAEEIDMVINIGKLKAGDYEYVFNDINQVVLSVKRKNAVCKVIFETALLTDEEKVKACIISKQAKADFVKTSTGFSKGGATAGDIALMRFVVGSSVGVKASGGVRTLEDAELMIKSGADRIGASASVKIVSGDKSKSEEY comes from the coding sequence ATGAAAGAAAATATTATTGATAAAATTGTAAATCAAGTATTTACAGAAAAAGCTCTACACGATTTTTATTGTGTTGGAGATACTTGCAAAGGTTGGGAAAGAAATATTGTTGATCAGCCAACAGCAATAAATAAAATTGTTGAAAATGGTGCTGAAAGAATTTCTGCCGGTAAAGGAATTGGAACGGAACTAAAAGATATTTCTTTAGCACGAATGATTGATCACACAATGCTTAAGCCGGAAGCTACTCCTCAAGAAATTACAACTCTTTGCGAAGAAGCAAAAACATATAATTTCGCAAGCGTTTGTATAAACCCAAGTTATGTTCCACTTTGTAGTAAATTATTATTCGGAACTCAAGTAAAAGTTTGTACGGTTATCGGATTTCCACTTGGAGCTACAACAACTTTGACAAAGAGAGCTGAAGCCGAAGAAGCATTAAATAACGGTGCAGAAGAAATTGATATGGTAATTAATATCGGCAAATTAAAAGCCGGTGATTATGAATATGTTTTTAATGATATAAATCAAGTTGTGCTTTCTGTAAAAAGAAAAAATGCAGTTTGTAAAGTTATATTTGAAACCGCACTTTTAACTGATGAAGAAAAAGTGAAAGCTTGTATAATTAGTAAACAAGCAAAAGCAGATTTTGTTAAAACTTCAACGGGATTTAGCAAAGGCGGCGCAACTGCCGGAGATATTGCGCTAATGAGATTTGTTGTAGGTTCTTCAGTTGGAGTAAAAGCTTCCGGCGGAGTTAGAACTTTAGAAGATGCAGAATTAATGATTAAAAGCGGCGCCGATAGAATTGGTGCAAGCGCAAGTGTAAAAATTGTTTCCGGTGATAAATCTAAATCAGAAGAATATTAG